Proteins encoded together in one Mauremys reevesii isolate NIE-2019 linkage group 11, ASM1616193v1, whole genome shotgun sequence window:
- the LOC120374289 gene encoding C-X-C chemokine receptor type 2-like, giving the protein MGDWTFEGDFSDLFKGYNYTDYNTANPSAAAAPCKPDSLNINKYVVAVVYCLVFLLSLVGNSLVVLVISYNRQNRSVTDVYLLNLAIADLLFALTLPLWAVYRAHEWIFGTFMCKAISVLQEVNFYSGILLLACISVDRFLAIVYATRAATEKRHWVKFVCLGIWVFSIALSLPILLFREAFRAPHGGLVCYERIGEENTAKWRVVLRILPQTFGFILPLLIMLFCYGVTVKTLFQTKNSQKQKAMKVILAVVLVFLVCWLPYNITLLVDTMMRTRAIAETCHRRNQIDAALSVTQILGFTHSCINPLIYAFIGQKFRNSFLKILVYHGLVNKEFVSRYGRGSSFASTSGNTSTTL; this is encoded by the coding sequence ATGGGTGACTGGACGTTCGAGGGCGATTTCTCTGACCTCTTCAAAGGCTACAATTACACCGACTACAACACCGCCAACCCCAGTGCCGCGGCCGCCCCGTGCAAGCCCGACAGCCTGAACATTAACAAGTACGTGGTGGCGGTGGTCTACTGCCTGGTGTTCCTGCTCAGCCTGGTGGGCAACTCCCTGGTGGTGCTGGTGATCAGTTACAACCGGCAGAACCGCTCGGTGACCGACGTGTACCTCCTGAACCTGGCCATCGCAGACCTCCTCTTCGCACTCACCCTGCCTCTCTGGGCCGTCTACCGGGCCCACGAGTGGATCTTCGGCACCTTCATGTGCAAAGCCATCTCGGTCCTGCAGGAGGTCAACTTCTACAGCGGGATCCTCTTGCTGGCCTGCATTAGCGTCGACCGGTTCCTCGCCATCGTCTACGCCACCCGGGCAGCCACCGAGAAGAGGCACTGGGTTAAATTTGTCTGCTTGGGCATCTGGGTTTTCTCCATCGCactctccctgcccatcctccTCTTCCGCGAGGCCTTCCGGGCGCCGCACGGCGGCTTGGTCTGCTACGAGCGGATTGGGGAGGAGAACACGGCCAAATGGCGGGTGGTGCTGAGGATCCTGCCCCAGACCTTTGGTTTCATCCTCCCCTTGCTGATCATGCTCTTCTGCTATGGGGTCACGGTGAAGACCCTCTTCCAGACCAAGAACAGCCAGAAGCAGAAGGCCATGAAGGTCATCTTGGCTGTGGTGCTGGTCTTCTTGGTCTGCTGGCTGCCCTACAACATCACGCTGCTGGTAGACACCATGATGAGGACCCGTGCCATCGCTGAGACCTGCCACCGGCGGAACCAGATCGACGCTGCCCTGTCTGTCACCCAGATTCTGGGCTTCACGCACAGCTGCATCAACCCGCTCATCTATGCCTTCATCGGGCAGAAGTTCCGAAACAGCTTCCTTAAGATCCTGGTCTACCATGGTCTTGTCAACAAAGAGTTCGTCTCCCGCTACGGACGGGGGTCCTCCTTTGCCTCCACCTCTGGCAACACCTCCACCACCCTGTGA